TCACCCGCGCAAAGGACCGCCGCCCACCGGCGGCGCGGTTTCGCCCGGCCGGGCACGACGGCGCCGCACGCTGCCGCGACTTGAGGCGCGGTGGCGGGCCTCCCTTTGGCGAACCTCCCGGCAGCACGGACGCGGCGCAGTTTCGCACCGCCAGCGAGCCAGCGCGCACGGGGCGGCGCGCAGCGACCGAAAGCAGGGCGCGAAACGGCGGCGCCAGGGAATTAGCGTCCGTAGACAGGGGCGCATCACGCCCGCCTGACGCAGCAGCGGCGCGAAATAGGGCCCTTCTCTAAGCACCCACGCGCGAAAGGTCCCGCCTCCGTGCGGCGCGAAATGCGGAGCCGTCCCTTTCGCGCCACGCCGCCACCGCTCGAATCGGCTCCGGCTCCCCTCCGGTGCGGTGGATGCCTGCCAGGATGCACCGAAGGCAGCCGGGCAGCCGGTGCGCAGCGGCAGCCAGGGCCCCTGCCGCATACCACCTCGGAGCCGTGGCGCTCGCCCGGTGCGCACTGGCGGCCAGGGCCCGTGCCGAGCACCACCTCGGGGCCGTGGAGCTTGCCCGCGCCAAGCACCACCTCGGGGCCGTGGCGCCCGTCCGGTGCGCGGTGGCGGCCGGGGCCGGTGCCGAGCACCACCTCGGGGCCGTGGAGCTTGCTCGCGCCGAGCACCACCTCGGGGCCGTGGCGCCCGTCCGGTGCGCGGTGGCGGCCGGGGCCGGTGCCGAGCACCACCTCGGGGCCGTGGCACCTGCCCGGTGCGCGGTGGCGGCCAGGGCCGGTGCCGAGCACCACCTCGGGGCCGTGGCTCCCGTCCGGTGCGCGGTGGCGGCCGGGGCCGGTGCCGAGCACCACCTCGGGGCCGTGGAGCTTGCCCGCGCCGAGCACCACCTCGGGGCCGTGGCACCTGCCCGGTGCGCGGTGGCGGCCAGGGCCGGTGCCGAGCACCACCTCGGGGCCGTGCCGCTTGCACGCGCCGAGCGCCACCTCCGGCCGTGGTGCCCGTCCGGTGCGAAGTGGCGGCCAGGGCCGGTGCCAAGCACCACCTCGGGGCCATGCAGCTTGCCCGCGCCGCGCACCACCTCGGGCTATGGCGTGAATCGCGGCGGCAGCCCTGAGAGGCAAGCAGCCCAGCAAGCGCCAGCAGCGCCCACGCGCGAAACCCGGGCGGAAGGCAGCACTCGGCACACCCACGGCGGCGCAGTCGGGCCCGGCCTCCGGACGAATCCGCAGCACCCGCGCGAAACCCCCAGCGCCGCGCGAAACGCGGCCCTCGGGAACGGCGGGCGGGCGAAATGCCGTTACCGCGCGCACCAGCGGGGCACCGTGGCGCGAATTGGCGCCCCCCGAGGGTGCGCGTTTCGCCGTGGCGCAACGTCCGCCCCAGTCGGTACGGCGCGAAACCCCGGCAGCGCTTCCGCGCCACGCGCCCCGCCTCCGGCGCGAAACGCGGCGCCCCAGAGTGGAGCTGAGCCAGCCGCGCCGCACCGCGAGGGCGCTTTTCCCGCAGCGGCGCGAATCCGCACCCGCCGCGCGCCGCGCCGCCGTTTCGCCCGGGCCGCGCCCGCCGTGGTGCACGCGCGAAACTGCGCCGCCGCGAAACCCCACCGCGCGAAACGTTCCGCCCCTTGCGGCGCAATTCCTCACCACCATTTCGCGCACCCATCAGCGCAATCACATGCGCCGCTGCGTTTCGCGCCACGCAGCAAAGCTCCCGCGCGAAACTCCCTCTGAAGAGGCGCGAAACTCGATGTCTCGCGCGAAACCCTATCACTCAAGGTGAGCAGCCAGTCATTGCCGGAATGTTTGACTATTGTTTGTGTTGTCCCGCAGAATTTCCGGCACGCATTGACGCTGCGGGGTGCCCTCATTCCGGGGGCACACCTTCGGGGTGGTGACTCCGCCCACGCATCGCGGCCTCTCAGTGCGGACACCGCCAGGAAGCCCCACGGCCTCCCGGCACCAGCAGGTCAGCAACCATGAAGGACACCACGCAGGACACCACTCCCCCGCAGCAGCCCCCCGCACCGGACGACGGCGCCGAGTCCGCGCTGTTGCGGTCCATCCACGAGGAGCTACGCCTCTTGCGGGAAGCCGTGGGCGCCCTTCATGCCCGCTTCACTCAGGGCGCCCCCATGCAGGCCGCCCGCGCCGTTACCGTGGACGCGGCACAAGCGCTCCTCGGCTGCGGGCGCTCCCAGGTCTTCGCGCTCCTCAAGGCTGGCGTGCTGAGCCGCGCCCCCAAGGTGGGTAAGACGGCCATGGTGACGGTGGAGAGCATCGAAGCGCTTCAGGAGCGCTTCAGCCGCGAGCCAGCCCCCAAGCTCAAGCGGCAACCCGCCCGGAATGCAGCCTCCGGGCGGGAAACAAGGGACGCGATTCTTAGGATGCTGCGGCAACCTTGAGCGGCAGCACTGCCGGATCTTCGGGGTGCTCCAGCCGGAGCGGCACCTTGATCATGGGCGGCACCGCGACGTTTTCATAGAAGCGCTTGGTGGTCGCGGGCGAGGTGTGCCCCACCACGGCGGCAATCGCGGCGAGCGGCAGCCCTCCCGACTTGGGCCGCACTTCCTGGCCGCACTCGGAAGCCCAGGTAACGAAGCTGTGCCGCAACTCCCCGAAGCGCACCAACTCCATGCCCAGGGACTTGCAGGCCCGCCGCACCACGCGCCGAATGTGGCTGTCCACCGGAGCCGCGCCACGCGCCTGGAGCCGTTGCACGGCTGCGAGCGCCTGACGGTCAAGGCTCTGGACGTGAACGCGCCCGCTCTTGTGAACGAAACGCACGGTGGCGGCGATCTCCCCCGGTTCCTTCAACAGCGTCACCTTGCCCTCGCCCCGGGCGAGCCGCTCAATCTCGGTGCCGTGCATGCCCGTCTTGGCGTGCAGGCACAGCACGTCCCGCACGCATTGCACGTCCGTCACGCGGCGGGTGGCCTCTTGCTGAAAGTTGGTGAACTCCCAGCCGGAGATAGCGCGGTAAAGGCGCTCGATGGTTTCAAGGCTGTAGCCCTTCTCGCGCACCGACTTCTCGGGACGGCTGGCGGGCACCTTGAGAGAAATGCTGGCGTCCTCTGCCGTCGTCAACGCGCCCGCGTCTTCGCGCAGCCACGCGCAGAACGCCTTGAGGGCGGTAATCCGGTTCTTGCGCGCGGTGGGCTGCCGGTTCAACTCGCGCAGCAAGTCCTGGAGCGTGACGGTGCGCAAGTCGCGGCCCGCGAGCCCTTCGGCCCACGCCGCGAGGTAGAAGCCCACGTTGCCCACGTAGCGCGCGGTGGTGCCCGCGCGCCGCATGTGCTCCAGGTAGCGGCCCACGGTGGGCGCGTCCATGTAGACGGCGGACTCTTGTTTGAGCTTCTGAGCCTCGCCCCGGGTGCGGTAGCCCTCCGGGTCGCGCATGAAGAGGGCCAGCTCTGCCTCGGCTTCCGTCTCGCTGCGCGCGTCGAGGTGAACCGTGTACGACTTGCCCGCAACCATCTTGCGCAGCACGTACACCGGGCGGCCGTCCTTCGCCGTGAACGTCCGCCCGCCCTTCCACTTGCCTGACCAGACCTTGCCGCTACCCATGCCGAAGGACTCCGTTTTGGTCCAATTTCGGTCCCAACTGACCCGATTTGGTCCCTGGAGTCAAACCGCGCCCCCTCGCTCGGAGGGGGCGCGGCTGACAACGGCGGGTTACTTTTAGTGGAGGCGGCGGGAATCGAACCCGCCGCTATAGGCTTCCGGCGAAAGCGCTACAGACACGCCCAAACCGCGGACGGTCCCTTGTGAGACGCGCGCCCGCGCCGGCGAGCCTACGACAGCCGATAGCACCTCGAACGGAACAGCGTCTCGAAGCCGAGGTGCTCGAGGATGGGCGCAGAGGTGGCCTCGCGGGCCTGCGTCACCGCGTAGCCGATGCCGCGCTCCCGCAGGAACTCCAGTCGCGCCGTGACCAGCGCCCGGTACGCCCCCTGCCCGCGTGCCGTCTCCAGCACCTGCGCTCCCAGCAGGTAGGCGTACCCGTCGCGGAGGACGAGCCCGGCTGTGCCGACAACCTCTGCCCCGAGTCGCGCCACGAACAGATGGACCCTGCGCGGATGGGCGCGCAGCGCGGACAGGTAGACCCCATGCTGGACCTCGGCGTCGCTCGCCGGAAGGGACCAGCCCTGCTGCTCCACCGCCACGTAGGCGCCCAGGTCAGGCTCGGTGACCTCGTCGACCGTGACACGCCGCGGAGCCGTGTACA
The nucleotide sequence above comes from Pyxidicoccus xibeiensis. Encoded proteins:
- a CDS encoding GNAT family N-acetyltransferase; protein product: MGFWTRPADFGERLTRRGFSNWDVRGMGCDTRGVYTAPRRVTVDEVTEPDLGAYVAVEQQGWSLPASDAEVQHGVYLSALRAHPRRVHLFVARLGAEVVGTAGLVLRDGYAYLLGAQVLETARGQGAYRALVTARLEFLRERGIGYAVTQAREATSAPILEHLGFETLFRSRCYRLS
- a CDS encoding site-specific integrase, translating into MGSGKVWSGKWKGGRTFTAKDGRPVYVLRKMVAGKSYTVHLDARSETEAEAELALFMRDPEGYRTRGEAQKLKQESAVYMDAPTVGRYLEHMRRAGTTARYVGNVGFYLAAWAEGLAGRDLRTVTLQDLLRELNRQPTARKNRITALKAFCAWLREDAGALTTAEDASISLKVPASRPEKSVREKGYSLETIERLYRAISGWEFTNFQQEATRRVTDVQCVRDVLCLHAKTGMHGTEIERLARGEGKVTLLKEPGEIAATVRFVHKSGRVHVQSLDRQALAAVQRLQARGAAPVDSHIRRVVRRACKSLGMELVRFGELRHSFVTWASECGQEVRPKSGGLPLAAIAAVVGHTSPATTKRFYENVAVPPMIKVPLRLEHPEDPAVLPLKVAAAS